One stretch of Variovorax sp. TBS-050B DNA includes these proteins:
- a CDS encoding HDOD domain-containing protein — protein MRFDFFRRSGAEKAAGAMGSDGPAFARNADGYVAYTLLLDPQKRVVGYKLAWRPAVPEAQAPDAITRFKALLACVTEHLSPPHSPWKLGRSELFFDVDAEALALGALQSLPPEYTVFCLGLDDLANEELRPVLLFLREQGFSFMLCRAQALPEDPELRGLITHFDVGAGDPALVAAIRGCEQPCHMPIHPIATRMNAWADFDACAAQRIDVFAEARCGFPTPAVQAGNHALQPESMLIVRLLQMLQRNEDLREVEATLKRDAALTYRLLRHMNSPAVGAGVEIHSLHHAVTMLGYSPLFRWLSMLLATSNAAVSPPFMMKKAIMRGRFVELMGEIMLPPGEADNLFVVGMFSLIDQLLGVPMREVLAKVQLPASVQQAILAREGVYGPFLALAEACELDTGDAARLAESLLLGAEQVNAAHLCAVAWSHDVTLTEAA, from the coding sequence ATGCGTTTTGATTTCTTCCGACGTTCCGGCGCCGAGAAGGCGGCCGGAGCCATGGGCTCCGACGGCCCGGCCTTCGCGCGCAACGCGGACGGCTATGTCGCCTACACGCTGCTGCTCGACCCGCAGAAGCGCGTCGTCGGCTACAAGCTCGCGTGGCGCCCGGCGGTGCCCGAGGCCCAGGCACCGGACGCGATCACGCGCTTCAAGGCGCTGCTGGCCTGCGTGACCGAGCATCTCAGTCCGCCGCACTCGCCCTGGAAGCTCGGGCGCAGCGAACTGTTCTTCGACGTGGATGCCGAGGCGCTGGCGCTGGGCGCGCTGCAGTCGCTGCCGCCCGAGTACACCGTGTTCTGCCTCGGCCTCGACGACCTCGCCAACGAGGAGCTGCGGCCGGTGCTGCTGTTCCTGCGCGAGCAGGGTTTCAGCTTCATGCTCTGCCGCGCGCAGGCCCTGCCCGAGGACCCGGAGCTGCGCGGACTGATCACGCATTTCGACGTCGGCGCGGGCGATCCCGCGCTGGTGGCGGCGATCCGCGGCTGCGAGCAGCCGTGCCACATGCCGATCCACCCGATCGCCACGCGCATGAACGCATGGGCCGACTTCGACGCCTGCGCCGCGCAACGCATCGATGTCTTCGCCGAGGCGCGCTGCGGCTTTCCGACCCCCGCGGTGCAGGCCGGCAACCATGCGCTGCAGCCCGAGTCGATGCTGATCGTGCGCCTGCTGCAGATGCTCCAGCGCAACGAGGACCTGCGCGAGGTCGAGGCCACCCTCAAGCGCGACGCCGCGCTGACCTACCGGCTGCTGCGCCACATGAACTCGCCCGCCGTGGGCGCGGGCGTGGAGATCCATTCGCTGCACCACGCGGTGACCATGCTCGGCTATTCGCCGCTGTTCCGCTGGCTCTCGATGCTGCTGGCCACGAGCAATGCCGCGGTCAGTCCGCCGTTCATGATGAAGAAGGCGATCATGCGCGGCCGCTTCGTCGAGCTGATGGGCGAGATCATGCTGCCGCCCGGCGAGGCGGACAACCTGTTCGTGGTGGGCATGTTCTCGCTGATCGACCAGCTGCTGGGCGTTCCCATGCGGGAAGTGCTCGCCAAGGTGCAGCTTCCCGCGTCGGTGCAGCAGGCGATCCTCGCGCGCGAAGGCGTCTACGGCCCCTTCCTTGCGCTGGCCGAGGCCTGCGAACTGGACACCGGCGACGCCGCGCGCCTGGCCGAATCGCTGCTGCTCGGTGCCGAGCAGGTGAACGCCGCCCATCTCTGCGCCGTGGCCTGGTCGCACGACGTGACCTTGACCGAAGCCGCCTGA
- the cheA gene encoding chemotaxis protein CheA → MDLSQFTQAFFVEAVELLAQMEQLLLELDAEAPDSEQLNAIFRAAHSIKGGAATFGFVALTDTTHLLETLLDRARHGQLNLSRSMIDSFLETKDALQEQLLAYQAENEPDPERVAHICEVLRQLALETEGTAAPAPAPAPAPVVVAAPVAPVAAAAAAAGEGALRIRFSRLSDSECELLAEELGNLGKLLSRTRTGDQLTVVLETACAPDDIIAVCCFVIDESQIEITSEAASAPAPAPAAAAPVAQPVQAAPAAPAPAAKPSSGSAAVPAAAAKDSGSIRVDVEKVDQLINLVGELVITQSMLTQAATMLDPVEYERFLNGLGHLERNARDLQESVMSIRMMPMDYVFSRFPRVIRDVSAKLGKEVRLDTFGKETELDKGLIERIIDPLTHLVRNSLDHGIETPAQRLAKGKEAEGQLLLSAQHHGGNIVIEVSDDGAGLNREKILAKAMQQGLPVTETMPDDEVWQLIFAPGFSTAEQVTDISGRGVGMDVVKRNIQEMGGHVEISSREGWGTTTRIVLPLTLAILNGMSVKVGSEAYILPLSYVIESLQPLPEHLHSITSDGHVIKVRGEYLPLIELHGVFDVSGAQTDPTQGILVIVQADETRFALLVDELLGQHQVVVKNLETNYRKVPGISAATILGDGSVAFIIDVGAMPRIQRAHAVRASALAHAARSEPVAV, encoded by the coding sequence ATGGATCTCAGTCAGTTCACCCAGGCATTTTTCGTCGAAGCCGTCGAGCTTCTGGCGCAGATGGAGCAACTGCTGCTCGAGCTGGACGCCGAGGCGCCCGACAGCGAGCAGCTCAACGCCATCTTCCGTGCCGCGCACTCGATCAAGGGCGGTGCGGCCACCTTCGGCTTCGTGGCGCTCACCGACACGACCCACCTTCTGGAAACCCTGCTGGACCGTGCGCGCCACGGCCAGCTGAACCTGAGCCGCTCGATGATCGATTCATTCCTCGAAACGAAGGACGCCCTGCAAGAACAGCTGCTCGCCTACCAGGCCGAGAACGAACCCGATCCCGAGCGGGTCGCCCACATCTGCGAGGTGCTGCGCCAGCTCGCGCTGGAAACCGAAGGCACCGCTGCGCCCGCACCGGCACCGGCGCCCGCGCCCGTGGTGGTGGCCGCGCCGGTCGCGCCCGTCGCAGCAGCAGCCGCCGCCGCGGGGGAGGGCGCGCTGCGCATCCGCTTCTCGCGCCTGTCCGACAGCGAATGCGAGCTGCTGGCCGAAGAACTCGGCAACCTCGGCAAGCTGCTGTCGCGCACGCGCACCGGCGACCAGCTGACGGTGGTGCTCGAAACCGCCTGCGCGCCCGACGACATCATTGCCGTGTGCTGCTTCGTCATCGACGAATCGCAGATCGAGATCACGTCCGAGGCCGCGAGCGCACCCGCGCCGGCCCCGGCCGCTGCAGCGCCCGTCGCGCAGCCGGTCCAGGCCGCTCCGGCAGCGCCCGCGCCGGCCGCCAAGCCCTCGTCCGGCAGTGCCGCGGTGCCCGCGGCGGCCGCGAAGGACTCGGGCTCGATCCGCGTCGACGTGGAAAAGGTCGACCAGCTCATCAACCTCGTGGGCGAACTGGTGATCACGCAGTCGATGCTCACGCAGGCCGCGACCATGCTCGACCCGGTGGAGTACGAGCGCTTCCTCAACGGCCTGGGCCATCTGGAGCGCAACGCCCGCGACCTGCAGGAATCGGTGATGTCGATCCGCATGATGCCGATGGACTACGTGTTCAGCCGCTTCCCGCGCGTGATCCGCGACGTCAGCGCCAAGCTCGGCAAGGAAGTGCGCCTCGACACCTTCGGCAAGGAGACCGAACTCGACAAGGGCCTGATCGAGCGCATCATCGATCCGCTCACGCACCTGGTGCGCAACAGCCTCGACCACGGCATCGAGACGCCGGCGCAGCGGCTTGCCAAGGGCAAGGAGGCCGAAGGGCAGCTGCTGCTCTCGGCGCAGCACCACGGCGGCAACATCGTGATCGAGGTGAGCGACGACGGCGCGGGCCTCAACCGCGAGAAGATCCTCGCCAAGGCCATGCAGCAGGGCCTGCCCGTGACCGAGACCATGCCCGACGACGAGGTGTGGCAGCTGATCTTCGCGCCCGGCTTCTCCACCGCCGAGCAGGTGACCGACATCTCCGGCCGCGGCGTCGGCATGGACGTGGTCAAGCGCAACATCCAGGAGATGGGCGGCCATGTCGAGATCAGCTCGCGCGAAGGCTGGGGCACCACCACGCGCATCGTGCTGCCGCTGACGCTCGCGATCCTGAACGGCATGTCGGTCAAGGTCGGCAGCGAGGCCTACATCCTGCCGCTGAGCTACGTGATCGAGTCGCTGCAGCCGCTGCCGGAGCACCTGCATTCCATCACCAGCGACGGGCACGTGATCAAGGTGCGCGGCGAATACCTGCCGCTCATCGAGCTGCACGGCGTGTTCGACGTGTCCGGCGCGCAGACCGATCCCACGCAGGGCATCCTGGTGATCGTGCAGGCCGACGAGACCCGCTTCGCGCTCCTGGTGGACGAACTGCTGGGCCAGCACCAGGTGGTGGTCAAGAACCTCGAGACCAACTACCGCAAGGTGCCCGGCATCTCGGCCGCGACGATCCTCGGCGACGGCAGCGTGGCCTTCATCATCGACGTGGGCGCCATGCCGCGCATCCAGCGTGCGCATGCGGTGCGCGCCTCGGCGCTCGCCCATGCGGCAAGGTCGGAACCGGTGGCTGTCTGA
- the cheY gene encoding chemotaxis response regulator CheY: MDKSIKILVVDDFPTMRRIVRNLLKELEFLNVDEAEDGVAGIEKLRGGNFGFVVSDWNMPNMDGLTMLQTIRADPELGKLPVLMVTAEAKKENIIAAAQAGANGYVVKPFTAATLEEKINKIFEKLQKEAV, from the coding sequence ATCGATAAGAGCATCAAGATTTTGGTCGTGGACGATTTCCCGACCATGCGGCGCATCGTGCGCAACCTGCTGAAGGAGCTCGAGTTCCTCAACGTCGACGAGGCCGAGGACGGCGTCGCCGGCATCGAGAAGCTGCGCGGCGGCAACTTCGGCTTCGTGGTCTCGGACTGGAACATGCCGAACATGGACGGCCTGACCATGCTGCAGACCATCCGCGCCGATCCCGAGCTCGGCAAGCTGCCCGTGCTGATGGTGACGGCCGAGGCCAAGAAGGAGAACATCATCGCCGCGGCGCAGGCCGGTGCCAACGGCTACGTGGTCAAGCCCTTCACCGCCGCCACGCTCGAGGAAAAGATCAACAAGATCTTCGAGAAGCTGCAGAAAGAGGCGGTGTGA
- a CDS encoding LysR family transcriptional regulator: MPPLNLAELNRIDLNLLTVLAALMRERHVSRAAERLHIGQPALSHALAKLRKLTGDPLFVRQGREMAPTPRAIALMQSLGPALEQIESSFRAESSFDPAQAQPVFRIGLTDDLQIALLPRLLHILRAEVPHARLVASTVSHRDAARHLHDGRVSTVLAYLEALPAGAKVRRLATARYAVLRADAAKAPLTLDQFCARPHALVSFAEDLRGFVDDALSALGRARRVAVSIPQFGSLPAVLAGTDLLATVPAYLAAELCSQNAGLRSEPLPFESPAYAISMCWRAAADRDPAEQWLRGALVRAFEPG, encoded by the coding sequence ATGCCGCCCTTGAATCTCGCCGAACTCAACCGCATCGACCTGAACCTGCTGACCGTGCTCGCGGCGCTGATGCGCGAGCGGCACGTGAGCCGCGCGGCCGAGCGGCTCCACATCGGCCAGCCCGCGCTGAGCCATGCGCTCGCGAAGCTGCGCAAGCTCACGGGCGATCCGCTCTTCGTGCGCCAGGGGCGCGAGATGGCGCCCACGCCGCGCGCGATCGCGTTGATGCAGAGCCTCGGTCCGGCGCTCGAGCAGATCGAATCGAGCTTCCGCGCCGAGTCGAGCTTCGACCCCGCGCAGGCGCAGCCGGTGTTTCGCATCGGCCTGACCGACGACCTGCAGATCGCGCTGCTGCCCAGGCTGCTGCACATCCTGCGCGCCGAGGTGCCGCATGCGAGGCTCGTCGCCTCGACCGTGAGCCACCGCGATGCGGCGCGGCATCTGCACGATGGGCGTGTGAGCACGGTGTTGGCTTACCTCGAAGCGCTGCCGGCCGGTGCCAAGGTGCGGCGCCTCGCGACGGCGCGCTATGCAGTGCTGCGCGCCGATGCCGCGAAGGCGCCGCTCACGCTCGACCAATTCTGCGCGCGGCCGCATGCGCTCGTGAGCTTCGCGGAGGATCTGCGCGGCTTCGTCGACGATGCGCTGTCGGCGCTCGGCCGCGCGCGGCGCGTGGCCGTCTCGATCCCGCAGTTCGGCAGTCTGCCCGCGGTGCTCGCGGGCACCGACCTGCTCGCGACCGTCCCGGCCTACCTGGCGGCCGAGCTGTGCTCGCAGAACGCCGGCCTGCGCAGCGAGCCGCTGCCTTTCGAAAGCCCGGCGTATGCGATCTCGATGTGCTGGCGCGCGGCGGCCGATAGGGATCCGGCCGAGCAATGGCTGCGCGGCGCGCTGGTGCGCGCCTTCGAACCGGGCTGA
- the cheD gene encoding chemoreceptor glutamine deamidase CheD, producing the protein MTITGLLQEKGKPPAAAPGAVATHHYFDRDFDCTAVKLLPAEYYVTDAGVLLTTVLGSCVAACITDVEAGVAGMNHFMLPDDAEADPRGQVESMRYGGYAMDVLIAEMLRAGARRDRLKAKVFGGAAVLANMTMLNIGGRNADFVLRYLERQRIAVVAQDLRGLHARRVCLLPASGKAVVRKLRSQVDIQAVQRDEGELLRRWSAAYGNGKLIA; encoded by the coding sequence ATGACCATCACCGGCCTGCTGCAGGAGAAGGGAAAGCCACCCGCGGCCGCGCCGGGCGCGGTGGCCACGCACCACTACTTCGACCGCGACTTCGACTGCACCGCGGTGAAGCTGCTGCCGGCCGAGTACTACGTGACCGATGCGGGCGTGCTGCTGACGACGGTGCTCGGCTCCTGCGTGGCGGCGTGCATCACCGACGTGGAGGCCGGCGTCGCGGGCATGAACCATTTCATGCTGCCCGACGACGCCGAGGCCGACCCGCGCGGGCAGGTCGAATCGATGCGCTACGGCGGCTATGCGATGGACGTGCTGATCGCCGAGATGCTGCGCGCCGGTGCGCGCCGCGACCGGCTCAAGGCCAAGGTGTTCGGCGGTGCCGCGGTGCTGGCGAACATGACCATGCTCAACATCGGCGGGCGCAACGCGGACTTCGTGCTGCGCTACCTCGAGCGACAGCGCATCGCCGTGGTCGCCCAGGACCTGCGCGGCCTGCACGCGCGCCGCGTGTGCCTGCTGCCCGCGTCGGGCAAGGCCGTGGTGCGCAAGCTGCGCTCGCAGGTCGACATTCAGGCGGTCCAGCGCGACGAAGGGGAACTCCTGCGCAGATGGTCCGCCGCCTACGGCAACGGAAAGCTAATTGCATGA
- a CDS encoding RNA polymerase sigma factor FliA: protein MYTAQGTFEKSHLLKQHQPMVRRMALQMLAKLPASVELDDLIQAGMIGLLDASTRYQDNRGAQFETFASQRIRGAMLDELRASDWGSRGLRQSSRKVEQAIQSLEHQLGRPATEGEIAKALNMELDEYQSLLQDIQGCQLLYVEDFAQDGESDNPWLDRQARNDNGTGSDDPLAQLLESGFRHQLVDAIAALPERDQLLLNLYYEEELNLREIGAILEVSQSRVCQLHSQAISRLRAHLKDVL from the coding sequence GTGTATACCGCACAGGGAACCTTTGAGAAATCGCACCTGCTGAAGCAGCACCAGCCGATGGTGCGCCGCATGGCGCTGCAGATGCTGGCCAAGCTGCCCGCGAGCGTGGAGCTCGACGACCTGATCCAGGCCGGCATGATCGGCCTGCTCGATGCCTCCACGCGCTACCAGGACAACCGCGGCGCGCAGTTCGAGACCTTCGCCAGCCAGCGCATCCGCGGCGCCATGCTCGACGAGCTGCGCGCCAGCGACTGGGGTTCGCGCGGCCTGCGGCAGTCGTCGCGCAAGGTGGAACAGGCCATCCAGTCGCTCGAGCACCAGCTCGGCCGTCCCGCCACCGAAGGCGAGATCGCCAAGGCGCTGAACATGGAGCTGGACGAATACCAGTCGCTGCTGCAGGACATCCAGGGCTGCCAGCTGCTCTACGTCGAGGACTTCGCGCAGGACGGCGAATCCGACAACCCCTGGCTCGACCGGCAGGCACGCAACGACAACGGCACCGGCAGCGACGACCCGCTCGCGCAGCTGCTCGAATCGGGCTTTCGCCACCAGCTGGTCGACGCGATCGCCGCGCTGCCCGAACGCGACCAGCTGCTGCTGAACCTGTACTACGAGGAAGAACTGAACCTGCGCGAGATCGGCGCCATCCTCGAGGTGAGCCAGTCGCGCGTGTGCCAGCTGCACAGCCAGGCGATCAGCCGGCTGCGGGCGCATCTGAAGGATGTGCTCTGA
- the cheZ gene encoding protein phosphatase CheZ encodes MTQHALEHTEHGNTAEELLGRIGQLTRQLREGLRELGLDKQVAKAAQAIPDARDRLGYIATMTERAAHRALNAIDLAQPLQEDLATNAKGLSQRWDEWFANPVELDHARQLVMDTRGYLKDVPGKAGAINTQLIEILMAQDFQDLTGQVIKKMMEVVNDVETQLLQVLIDNSHGDKRHEPEPEQNSLQNGPQVRADNPDAVTGQAQVDDLLESLGF; translated from the coding sequence ATGACTCAGCATGCGCTCGAACACACGGAGCACGGGAACACGGCCGAGGAGCTGCTCGGGCGCATCGGGCAGCTGACGCGGCAACTGCGCGAAGGGCTGCGTGAACTCGGCCTGGACAAGCAGGTCGCCAAGGCCGCGCAGGCCATTCCCGACGCACGCGACCGGCTGGGCTACATCGCCACCATGACCGAGCGCGCCGCGCACCGTGCGCTCAACGCCATCGACCTCGCGCAGCCGCTGCAGGAAGACCTCGCTACCAACGCCAAGGGCCTGAGCCAGCGCTGGGACGAGTGGTTCGCCAACCCGGTCGAGCTCGACCATGCGCGCCAGCTCGTGATGGACACGCGCGGCTACCTCAAGGACGTGCCCGGCAAGGCCGGCGCGATCAACACGCAGCTGATCGAGATCCTGATGGCCCAGGACTTCCAGGACCTGACCGGCCAGGTCATCAAGAAGATGATGGAAGTGGTCAACGATGTCGAGACGCAGCTGCTGCAGGTGCTGATCGACAACTCGCACGGCGACAAGCGCCACGAGCCGGAGCCCGAGCAGAACAGCCTGCAGAACGGCCCGCAGGTCCGCGCCGACAACCCCGACGCCGTGACCGGCCAGGCGCAGGTGGACGACCTGCTCGAGAGCCTGGGCTTCTGA
- a CDS encoding flagellar biosynthesis protein FlhG — MSKLVSDQADGLRRLLAQSSARIIAIASMGHQPGATTTAMNLGAALAHMGKDVLLLDEHSLEMNSVSAEWALDPLGTLADVVYKRLTCDGAAARTPGGVSVLPAPLGGQPDHTDPRLLWSGDMILVDAALDGVGNLSPLARMADELVVVLQPNPASITATYSGIKRLHYAHALRQLRLLINRVADPEAARQTMANLVDTGSRYLAVSMQPAGWVRTDPHMPDARRLGQTVVEAFPTSPAAVDFRVIAAAVSQWPWRPAARPQDARAALWRPEALMPEPANEEEDDRVYRTGNL; from the coding sequence GTGAGCAAGCTGGTTTCCGATCAGGCCGACGGGCTGCGGCGGCTGCTGGCGCAGTCGTCCGCGCGCATCATCGCCATCGCGAGCATGGGGCACCAGCCGGGCGCCACGACCACCGCGATGAACCTGGGCGCCGCGCTCGCCCACATGGGCAAGGACGTGCTGCTGCTCGACGAGCACAGCCTCGAGATGAACTCGGTCTCGGCCGAATGGGCGCTCGACCCGCTCGGCACGCTCGCCGACGTGGTCTACAAGCGGCTCACCTGCGACGGCGCCGCCGCGCGCACGCCCGGCGGCGTCAGCGTGCTGCCCGCGCCGCTCGGCGGCCAGCCCGACCACACCGATCCGCGCCTGCTGTGGAGCGGCGACATGATCCTGGTCGATGCGGCGCTCGACGGCGTCGGCAACCTGTCGCCGCTCGCGCGCATGGCCGACGAGCTGGTGGTGGTGCTGCAGCCGAACCCGGCTTCGATCACCGCCACCTATTCGGGCATCAAGCGGCTGCACTACGCCCATGCGCTCCGGCAGCTGCGCCTGCTGATCAACCGGGTCGCCGACCCCGAGGCCGCGCGCCAGACCATGGCCAACCTGGTCGACACGGGCAGCCGCTACCTCGCGGTCTCGATGCAGCCCGCGGGCTGGGTCCGCACCGATCCGCACATGCCCGACGCCAGGCGGCTGGGCCAGACCGTCGTGGAGGCCTTCCCGACCAGTCCGGCCGCCGTGGATTTTCGCGTCATCGCCGCCGCCGTGTCGCAGTGGCCATGGCGCCCGGCCGCGCGGCCGCAGGACGCCAGGGCCGCGCTCTGGCGGCCCGAGGCCCTGATGCCGGAACCTGCCAACGAGGAAGAGGACGACCGTGTATACCGCACAGGGAACCTTTGA
- a CDS encoding chemotaxis response regulator protein-glutamate methylesterase, translating into MSIKKIKVVCVDDSALIRSVMTEIINSQSDMTVVGTAADPLQARDLIKATNPDVLTLDVEMPRMDGLEFLEKLMRLRPMPVVMVSSLTERGSEIALRALELGAIDFVTKPKLGVRDGLMQYTELITGKIRTAAAARLLPSRQGAQARGAADSPQEPLLRSPLLSTEKLLIIGASTGGTEAIREVLLPLPPDAPAVLIAQHMPPGFTRSFAQRLNGLCRITVKEAEHGERVLPGYAYIAPGGFHLSLARSGANYVAQLDQEPPVNRHRPSIDVLFDSAARHAGKNAIGMILTGMGKDGAEGLLRMKQAGAYTFAQNEASCVVFGMPREAIALGAVDDVAPLDEMGRRVLAHLRTFGERANRV; encoded by the coding sequence ATGAGCATCAAGAAGATCAAGGTGGTTTGCGTCGACGACTCGGCGCTGATACGCAGCGTGATGACCGAGATCATCAACAGCCAGAGCGACATGACGGTGGTGGGCACCGCGGCCGATCCGCTGCAGGCGCGCGACCTCATCAAGGCGACGAACCCCGACGTGCTCACGCTCGACGTGGAAATGCCGCGCATGGACGGGCTCGAATTCCTCGAGAAGCTCATGCGCCTGCGGCCGATGCCGGTGGTGATGGTGTCCTCGCTGACCGAGCGCGGCTCGGAGATCGCGCTGCGCGCGCTCGAACTCGGCGCGATCGATTTCGTGACCAAGCCCAAGCTCGGCGTGCGCGACGGCCTGATGCAGTACACCGAACTCATCACCGGCAAGATCCGCACCGCCGCCGCGGCGCGGCTGCTGCCGAGCCGCCAGGGCGCCCAGGCGCGCGGCGCGGCGGACAGCCCGCAGGAGCCGCTGCTGCGCAGCCCGCTGCTGAGCACCGAGAAGCTGCTGATCATCGGCGCCTCCACCGGCGGGACCGAAGCCATCCGCGAGGTGCTGCTGCCGCTGCCGCCCGACGCGCCAGCGGTGCTGATCGCGCAGCACATGCCGCCCGGCTTCACGCGCTCTTTCGCGCAGCGGCTGAACGGCCTGTGCCGCATCACCGTCAAGGAGGCCGAGCACGGCGAGCGCGTGCTGCCGGGCTATGCCTACATCGCGCCCGGCGGCTTTCACCTCTCGCTCGCGCGCAGCGGCGCCAACTACGTCGCCCAGCTCGACCAGGAGCCGCCGGTCAACCGGCACCGGCCCTCGATCGACGTGCTGTTCGATTCGGCCGCGAGGCATGCGGGCAAGAACGCCATCGGGATGATCCTGACCGGCATGGGCAAGGACGGGGCCGAGGGCCTGCTGCGCATGAAGCAGGCCGGTGCCTACACCTTCGCGCAGAACGAGGCCAGCTGCGTCGTCTTCGGCATGCCGCGCGAAGCGATCGCGCTGGGCGCGGTGGACGACGTGGCGCCGCTGGACGAAATGGGACGCCGCGTGCTCGCGCATCTGCGCACCTTCGGCGAGCGCGCGAACCGGGTTTGA
- a CDS encoding CheR family methyltransferase, with protein MTSSEFLFTDNDFSRIRTLIHRRAGIALGEHKRQMVYSRLSRRLRELGVPEFATYLAQLEESRDDSEWQLFINSLTTNLTSFFREAHHFPVLADLARKSTQPVTVWCAAASTGEEPYSIAITLMEALGDRASTARIIATDIDTSVLARASAGVFTMEQVNRMSTERLRRFFNKGTGANAGKVRVRPEVAAMIKFSRLNLLDSSWPVKEPVDAIFCRNVMIYFDKPTQKKLLDRFVPLLKPHGLLFAGHSENASLVNQTFKTVGQTVYALGKGRA; from the coding sequence ATGACCTCCTCCGAATTCCTCTTCACCGACAACGACTTCTCGCGCATCCGCACGCTCATCCACCGGCGCGCCGGCATCGCGCTGGGCGAGCACAAGCGGCAGATGGTCTACAGCCGCCTCTCGCGCCGCCTGCGCGAGCTGGGGGTGCCCGAGTTCGCGACCTACCTGGCCCAGCTGGAGGAAAGCCGCGACGACAGCGAGTGGCAGCTCTTCATCAACTCGCTCACGACCAACCTGACCTCGTTCTTCCGCGAGGCGCACCACTTCCCGGTGCTCGCCGACCTGGCGCGCAAGAGCACGCAGCCGGTCACCGTCTGGTGTGCCGCCGCGTCGACCGGCGAGGAACCCTATTCGATCGCGATCACGCTGATGGAGGCGCTCGGCGACCGCGCCAGCACGGCGCGCATCATCGCGACCGACATCGACACCTCCGTGCTGGCCAGGGCCTCGGCCGGCGTCTTCACGATGGAACAGGTCAACCGCATGTCGACCGAGCGGCTGCGCCGCTTCTTCAACAAGGGCACCGGCGCCAACGCGGGCAAGGTGAGGGTGCGTCCCGAGGTGGCCGCGATGATCAAGTTCTCGCGCCTCAACCTGCTCGATTCCTCGTGGCCGGTGAAGGAGCCGGTGGACGCCATCTTCTGCCGCAACGTGATGATCTATTTCGACAAGCCGACGCAGAAGAAGCTGCTGGACCGCTTCGTTCCGCTGCTCAAGCCGCACGGGCTGCTGTTCGCCGGCCACTCCGAGAACGCGTCGCTGGTCAACCAGACCTTCAAGACGGTCGGGCAGACCGTGTACGCGCTCGGCAAGGGACGCGCATGA
- a CDS encoding zinc-dependent alcohol dehydrogenase family protein, whose protein sequence is MPRMVRFHAFGGPEVLETETLPTPEPAAGEVRIAVQAIGLNWADVLWRRRLYIEDAQLPSGLGNEAAGIVDAVGAGVQGLAVGDRVAVLPGAHQGRYPTYGERILFPATHVVRHPTGLSAEQAATAYMAFLTGYFALFEIARLRRGGTVLVTGASSGTGLAALQMARAEGLVAIATTRTAAKRQAMFDAGATHVVVTQAEDVVQAVLGHTGGRGVDLVYDGVGGPLFGRLGDVVAPRGWYLLYGLSGGAELAYPATAQFRRSWRFHVYKVLEFTGSASMGLPRDEEALRRALQFIDAGLADGRFAMRIDRRFALAEAAEAHAYLERGAHAGKVVLTV, encoded by the coding sequence ATGCCCAGGATGGTTCGCTTTCACGCCTTCGGCGGCCCCGAGGTCCTCGAGACCGAAACGCTTCCGACACCCGAGCCCGCGGCCGGCGAGGTCCGCATCGCGGTGCAGGCGATCGGCCTGAACTGGGCCGACGTGCTGTGGCGCCGCAGGCTCTACATCGAGGACGCGCAACTGCCGAGCGGCCTGGGCAACGAGGCCGCGGGCATCGTGGACGCGGTCGGCGCGGGCGTGCAGGGCCTTGCGGTCGGCGACCGCGTGGCGGTGCTGCCGGGCGCGCACCAGGGGCGCTATCCGACCTATGGCGAGCGCATCCTGTTCCCGGCCACGCACGTGGTGCGCCACCCCACCGGGCTTTCGGCCGAACAGGCGGCCACCGCGTACATGGCCTTTCTCACGGGCTACTTCGCGCTGTTCGAGATCGCGCGCCTGCGCCGCGGCGGCACGGTGCTGGTCACCGGCGCTTCGTCGGGCACCGGGCTGGCGGCGCTGCAGATGGCGCGCGCCGAGGGCCTGGTGGCGATCGCCACCACGCGCACGGCCGCGAAGCGCCAGGCGATGTTCGACGCGGGCGCGACGCACGTGGTGGTGACGCAGGCCGAGGACGTGGTGCAGGCGGTGCTCGGCCACACCGGCGGGCGCGGCGTCGACCTGGTGTACGACGGCGTCGGCGGTCCGCTGTTCGGGCGCCTGGGCGACGTCGTGGCGCCGCGCGGCTGGTATTTGCTCTACGGGCTGTCGGGCGGCGCGGAGCTCGCGTACCCCGCCACGGCCCAGTTCCGCCGGAGCTGGCGCTTCCACGTCTACAAGGTGCTCGAGTTCACGGGATCGGCGAGCATGGGGCTGCCGCGCGATGAAGAGGCGCTGCGGCGCGCACTGCAGTTCATCGACGCGGGCCTGGCCGACGGCCGCTTCGCAATGCGCATCGACCGCCGCTTCGCGCTGGCCGAGGCGGCAGAAGCGCACGCGTACCTGGAGCGCGGCGCGCACGCCGGCAAGGTCGTGCTCACGGTCTGA